A section of the Pseudomonas prosekii genome encodes:
- a CDS encoding ABC transporter permease produces the protein MKTATSAGKRGGNFYGLGTYLGLAGALLAMIALFSVLSSHFLSYDTFSTLANQIPDLMVLAVGMTFVLIIGGIDLSVGSVLALAASAVSVAILGWGWSVLPAALLGMGVAALAGTVTGSITVAWRIPSFIVSLGVLEMARGLAYQMTGSRTAYIGDSFAWLSNPIAFGISPSFIIAFVIIIVAQAVLTRTVFGRYLIGIGTNEEAVRLAGINPKPYKILVFSLMGLLAGIAALFQISRLEAADPNAGSGLELQVIAAVVIGGTSLMGGRGSVISTFFGVLIISVLAAGLAQIGASEPTKRIITGAVIVVAVVLDTYRSQRASRRT, from the coding sequence ATGAAAACTGCAACGTCCGCCGGTAAACGTGGTGGCAATTTCTACGGCCTCGGTACTTACCTGGGGCTGGCCGGCGCCTTGCTGGCGATGATCGCGCTGTTCTCGGTCCTGAGCAGCCATTTTCTCTCGTATGACACTTTCAGCACCCTGGCCAACCAGATCCCGGATTTGATGGTGCTGGCGGTCGGCATGACCTTCGTGCTGATCATCGGTGGCATCGATTTGTCGGTCGGCTCGGTACTCGCGCTCGCGGCGTCAGCGGTCAGCGTGGCGATTCTCGGCTGGGGCTGGAGCGTTTTGCCCGCCGCTTTGCTCGGCATGGGCGTAGCGGCATTGGCCGGCACGGTGACCGGTTCGATCACCGTGGCGTGGCGGATTCCGTCGTTCATCGTCTCGCTCGGCGTGCTGGAAATGGCCCGCGGCCTGGCGTATCAGATGACCGGTTCGCGCACGGCTTACATCGGTGATTCCTTTGCCTGGCTGTCGAACCCGATTGCCTTCGGCATTTCGCCGTCGTTCATCATTGCCTTTGTGATTATCATCGTGGCTCAGGCTGTGCTGACGCGCACCGTGTTCGGTCGCTACTTGATCGGCATCGGCACTAACGAAGAAGCTGTGCGTCTGGCGGGGATCAATCCGAAACCATACAAGATTCTAGTCTTCAGCCTGATGGGCCTGCTGGCCGGGATTGCCGCACTGTTTCAGATTTCGCGTCTGGAAGCTGCCGATCCCAACGCCGGTTCGGGTCTGGAACTGCAAGTGATCGCGGCTGTGGTCATCGGCGGCACCAGCCTGATGGGCGGCCGTGGCTCGGTGATCAGTACGTTCTTCGGGGTGTTGATCATCTCGGTACTGGCCGCTGGCCTGGCGCAGATCGGCGCAAGCGAACCGACCAAACGCATCATCACTGGCGCCGTAATTGTGGTCGCCGTGGTGCTCGATACTTATCGCAGTCAGCGCGCAAGCCGGCGGACCTGA
- a CDS encoding LacI family DNA-binding transcriptional regulator has protein sequence MATIKDVAALAGISYTTVSHVVNKTRPVSEEVRVKVEAAIKTLDYVPSAVARSLKAKTTATIGLLVPNSLNPYFAELARGIEDYCERNGYCVILCNSDDNPDKQRSYLRVLLEKRIDGLIVASAGGDAGLAEGLAAVRTPMVIVDRGLQGVNADLVRIDHEYGAYLATRHLLELGHRDIATIGGPADTSVAQMRLAGYCRALKEAGVDVPRERMLESDFTSTGGYNAAATLLENNPPSAIFAGNDMIGIGVLRAAAERNIRVPNELSVIGFDDIQMSRYVYPALTTVGQSILQLGEMAAEVLLRRIATPALATDQRIVTPSIVLRESTAPLAGVFAQLR, from the coding sequence ATGGCAACAATCAAGGATGTGGCGGCGCTTGCGGGCATTTCCTACACCACCGTGTCTCACGTGGTGAACAAGACGCGGCCGGTCAGCGAGGAAGTGCGGGTCAAAGTCGAAGCGGCGATCAAGACGCTCGACTACGTGCCCAGCGCCGTCGCGCGGTCGTTGAAAGCCAAAACCACGGCGACCATCGGTTTGCTGGTGCCCAACAGCCTCAACCCGTACTTCGCCGAACTGGCCCGTGGCATCGAGGATTACTGCGAGCGTAACGGCTATTGCGTGATCCTCTGCAACTCTGACGACAACCCGGACAAGCAGCGCAGTTATTTAAGGGTGTTGCTGGAAAAACGCATCGACGGCTTGATCGTCGCCTCGGCCGGTGGCGACGCCGGACTCGCCGAGGGCCTCGCGGCGGTGCGCACGCCGATGGTGATTGTCGACCGTGGGCTGCAAGGGGTGAATGCCGATCTGGTCCGAATTGACCACGAATACGGCGCCTATCTGGCGACCCGGCATCTGCTCGAATTGGGCCATCGTGACATCGCCACCATCGGCGGGCCGGCGGATACCAGCGTGGCGCAAATGCGTCTGGCGGGTTATTGCCGGGCGCTGAAAGAGGCGGGCGTCGATGTGCCGCGTGAGCGCATGCTGGAAAGTGATTTCACCAGCACCGGTGGTTACAACGCCGCTGCGACTCTGCTGGAGAACAATCCGCCGAGCGCCATTTTTGCCGGTAACGACATGATTGGTATCGGCGTGTTGCGCGCGGCCGCCGAGCGCAATATTCGCGTACCCAACGAGCTGTCGGTAATCGGCTTCGATGACATTCAAATGAGTCGTTATGTGTACCCGGCACTGACCACCGTCGGCCAGTCGATCCTGCAACTCGGCGAAATGGCCGCCGAAGTCTTGTTGCGAAGGATTGCCACGCCGGCCCTGGCCACCGATCAACGGATCGTGACCCCGAGTATTGTTTTGCGAGAATCGACTGCGCCGCTGGCCGGCGTGTTCGCCCAGCTTCGCTAA
- the rbsK gene encoding ribokinase, whose amino-acid sequence MPAKVVVIGSLNMDLVTRAPRLPRGGETLIGQSFSTVSGGKGANQAVAAARLGAEVSMVGCIGSDAYGQQLRNALLAEQIDCDAISIVDGASGVALIVVDDNSQNAIVIVAGANGALTPGVIDRFDSVLQAADVIICQLEVPDATVGHALKRGRELGKTVILNPAPASRPLPADWYAAIDYLIPNESEAAALSGLPVDSLETAETAATRLIGMGAGKVIITLGAQGSLFADGQGFQHFPAPQVHAVDTTAAGDTFVGGFAAALASGQSEAEAIRFGQVAAALSVTRAGAQPSIPTLSDVQAFKAP is encoded by the coding sequence ATGCCCGCAAAAGTAGTGGTAATAGGCAGCTTGAACATGGACCTGGTCACCCGCGCGCCGCGCCTGCCGCGTGGCGGTGAAACGCTGATCGGCCAGTCGTTTTCAACCGTCTCCGGCGGCAAAGGTGCGAATCAGGCTGTAGCGGCGGCTCGACTGGGCGCTGAAGTTTCGATGGTTGGCTGCATCGGCTCCGACGCCTACGGGCAGCAGTTGCGCAACGCGTTGTTGGCCGAGCAGATTGATTGTGATGCCATCAGCATCGTCGACGGCGCCAGCGGTGTAGCGTTGATCGTTGTGGATGACAACAGCCAGAACGCGATCGTGATTGTCGCAGGCGCCAACGGTGCTTTGACGCCGGGTGTAATCGATCGTTTTGACTCCGTGTTGCAAGCGGCAGACGTGATCATCTGCCAACTGGAAGTGCCGGACGCGACGGTCGGTCATGCGTTGAAGCGCGGGCGTGAACTGGGCAAAACCGTGATCCTCAATCCCGCACCCGCCAGCCGGCCGTTGCCTGCGGATTGGTACGCTGCCATCGACTACCTGATCCCTAACGAAAGCGAAGCGGCGGCGCTGAGCGGTTTACCGGTGGACTCGCTGGAAACCGCCGAGACGGCCGCGACGCGATTGATCGGCATGGGCGCCGGTAAAGTCATCATCACCCTTGGCGCTCAAGGCTCGCTGTTTGCCGACGGCCAAGGCTTTCAGCATTTCCCCGCGCCCCAAGTGCACGCCGTGGACACCACGGCGGCTGGCGATACGTTTGTTGGCGGTTTTGCTGCGGCGTTGGCGTCCGGGCAATCCGAAGCCGAGGCGATCCGTTTCGGCCAGGTCGCGGCGGCGCTGTCGGTGACCCGGGCCGGTGCGCAACCTTCTATTCCTACCTTGTCCGACGTACAGGCATTTAAAGCACCATGA
- the rbsD gene encoding D-ribose pyranase has translation MKKTPLLNVALSRLIASLGHGDIVVIGDAGLPVPPGVELIDLALTHGIPDFVSTLKVVLSEMQVESHVIAQEILDKKPTALAALDQLNADGELGRRELLSHDQFKVLSRQARAIIRTGECQPYCNIVLVSGVTF, from the coding sequence ATGAAAAAGACCCCTTTGCTCAACGTCGCGCTGTCGCGGCTGATCGCGTCTCTGGGCCATGGCGACATAGTCGTGATCGGCGATGCCGGTCTGCCGGTGCCGCCGGGCGTCGAACTGATTGATCTGGCGCTGACCCACGGCATTCCGGATTTCGTCAGCACGTTGAAAGTTGTGCTCAGCGAAATGCAGGTCGAAAGCCACGTCATCGCCCAAGAGATTCTTGATAAAAAACCAACGGCCTTGGCGGCTCTGGATCAGCTGAATGCCGACGGTGAGCTGGGCCGGCGCGAGCTGCTCAGCCATGACCAATTCAAAGTCCTTAGCCGACAAGCACGGGCGATTATTCGTACAGGCGAATGTCAGCCGTACTGCAACATCGTGTTGGTGTCCGGGGTAACGTTCTAA
- a CDS encoding nucleoside hydrolase, whose protein sequence is MHRYAQKLHHLLRSLLLLSFITATSAQAAEKIDLIIDTDPGADDVVALLFALASPEELNIRALTTVAGNVRLDKTSRNARLAREWAGREEVPVYAGAPKPLMRTPIYAENIHGKEGLSGVTVHEPKKGLAEGNAVNYLIDTLKNAKPHSITIAMLGPQTNLALALIQEPEIVQGIKEVVIMGGAHFNGGNITPVAEFNLFADPQAAEVVLKSGVKLTYLPLDVTHKILTSDARLKQIAALNNNAGKIVGDILNEYVKGDMEHYGIPGGPVHDATVVAYLLKPELFTGRAVNVVVDSREGPTFGQTIVDWYDGLKAPKNAFWVENGDAQGFFDLLTQRLARLK, encoded by the coding sequence ATGCACCGCTATGCTCAGAAACTGCATCATCTGCTTCGGAGTCTGCTGCTCTTGTCTTTCATCACCGCAACAAGCGCCCAAGCGGCGGAAAAGATCGACCTGATCATCGACACCGACCCGGGTGCCGACGACGTCGTTGCCTTGCTGTTTGCGCTGGCTTCGCCGGAAGAACTGAACATCCGCGCACTGACCACCGTCGCCGGCAACGTGCGCCTCGACAAGACTTCGCGTAATGCGCGTCTGGCGCGGGAGTGGGCAGGGCGCGAAGAAGTGCCGGTCTACGCTGGCGCGCCGAAACCGCTGATGCGCACGCCGATCTATGCCGAGAACATCCATGGCAAGGAAGGCCTGTCGGGTGTCACGGTTCACGAACCGAAGAAGGGTTTGGCTGAAGGCAACGCGGTCAATTACCTGATCGATACCTTGAAAAACGCCAAGCCGCACAGCATCACCATCGCCATGCTCGGCCCACAGACCAACCTGGCACTGGCGCTGATTCAGGAACCCGAGATCGTGCAGGGCATCAAGGAAGTGGTGATCATGGGGGGCGCGCACTTCAACGGCGGCAATATTACCCCAGTGGCCGAATTCAACCTGTTCGCTGATCCGCAGGCTGCGGAAGTGGTGCTCAAGAGTGGCGTCAAGCTGACTTATCTGCCGCTGGACGTGACCCACAAGATCCTCACCAGCGACGCGCGCCTGAAGCAGATCGCCGCGCTGAACAACAATGCGGGCAAGATCGTCGGCGATATTCTCAATGAATACGTCAAGGGCGACATGGAACATTACGGTATTCCGGGTGGCCCGGTGCATGACGCGACCGTCGTTGCTTACCTGCTGAAGCCGGAGCTGTTCACCGGTCGTGCGGTGAATGTCGTTGTTGATAGCCGCGAAGGCCCGACCTTTGGCCAAACCATCGTCGACTGGTACGACGGCCTGAAAGCGCCGAAAAACGCCTTCTGGGTCGAGAATGGCGATGCTCAAGGCTTCTTCGACCTGCTGACCCAGCGTCTGGCTCGTCTGAAGTAA
- a CDS encoding I78 family peptidase inhibitor, whose protein sequence is MPWKLASLGTLLAVAMLAGCSTSSTESTATDAVATETGHSRCDSKAAEFTIGKKASPELLEQARARAGAQNARILKPSDMVTLEYRSDRLNLNTDDNLVITRINCG, encoded by the coding sequence ATGCCTTGGAAGCTCGCCTCATTGGGTACTTTGTTGGCCGTCGCCATGCTGGCCGGTTGCAGCACATCCTCCACCGAGTCGACAGCAACTGATGCTGTGGCGACCGAGACCGGTCATAGCCGCTGTGATTCGAAGGCTGCAGAATTCACCATCGGCAAAAAAGCTTCGCCAGAATTGCTGGAGCAGGCACGTGCTCGCGCAGGTGCGCAGAATGCCCGGATCCTCAAGCCTAGCGACATGGTGACTCTGGAATACCGTTCCGATCGCCTGAATCTCAATACCGACGACAACCTGGTAATCACGCGCATCAACTGCGGCTGA
- a CDS encoding cold-shock protein, translated as MSNRQTGTVKWFNDEKGFGFITPQGGGDDLFVHFKAIESDGFKSLKEGQTVSFVAEKGQKGMQAAQVRPE; from the coding sequence ATGTCTAATCGCCAAACCGGCACCGTTAAATGGTTCAACGATGAAAAAGGCTTCGGCTTCATCACTCCTCAAGGTGGCGGTGACGACCTGTTCGTACACTTCAAAGCTATCGAAAGCGACGGTTTCAAAAGCCTGAAAGAAGGCCAAACCGTTTCCTTCGTGGCTGAGAAAGGCCAAAAGGGTATGCAAGCTGCACAAGTCCGCCCAGAGTAA
- the thrS gene encoding threonine--tRNA ligase, which produces MPTITLPDGSQRSFDHPVSVAEVAASIGAGLAKATVAGKVNGKLVDASDIIDSDSTLQIITPKDEEGLEIIRHSCAHLVGHAVKQLYPTAKMVIGPVIDEGFYYDIAFERPFTPDDLAAIEQRMQQLIEKDYDVIKKVTPRAEVIEVFKARGEDYKLRLVEDMPNEQAMGLYYHEEYVDMCRGPHVPNTRFLKSFKLTKLSGAYWRGDAKNEQLQRVYGTAWADKKQLAAYIQRIEEAEKRDHRKIGKRLGLFHTQEEAPGMVFWHPNGWTLYQVLEQYMRKVQRDNGYLEIKTPQVVDRSLWEKSGHWANYADNMFTTQSENRDYAIKPMNCPCHVQVFNQGLKSYRELPMRLAEFGACHRNEPSGALHGIMRVRAFTQDDAHIFCTEEQMQAESAAFIKLTMDVYADFGFKDVEMKLSTRPEKRVGSDELWDRAEAALAAALDSAGLPYDLQPGEGAFYGPKIEFSLKDCLGRVWQCGTLQLDFNLPVRLGAEYVSEDNSRKHPVMLHRAILGSFERFVGILIEHYEGAFPAWLAPTQAVIMNITDKQADFAAEVEKTLNESGFRAKSDLRNEKIGFKIREHTLLKVPYLLVIGDREVEMQTVAVRTREGADLGSMPVAQFAEFLAQAVSRRGRPDSE; this is translated from the coding sequence ATGCCAACTATTACTCTTCCCGACGGCAGTCAACGTTCATTCGATCACCCGGTTTCCGTAGCCGAGGTCGCTGCATCCATTGGTGCAGGCCTGGCCAAAGCCACCGTGGCCGGCAAGGTCAATGGCAAGCTGGTTGACGCCAGCGACATCATCGACAGCGATTCCACGCTGCAAATCATTACGCCAAAGGATGAAGAGGGGCTGGAGATCATTCGCCACTCTTGCGCCCACCTGGTTGGCCACGCGGTCAAGCAGTTGTACCCGACCGCCAAGATGGTCATCGGTCCGGTCATTGACGAAGGCTTCTATTACGACATCGCGTTCGAGCGTCCTTTCACTCCGGACGATTTGGCCGCGATCGAGCAGCGCATGCAGCAGCTGATCGAAAAAGATTACGACGTGATCAAAAAAGTCACTCCGCGCGCCGAAGTGATCGAAGTGTTCAAGGCCCGTGGCGAAGATTACAAATTGCGCCTGGTCGAGGACATGCCGAACGAGCAGGCCATGGGTCTGTACTATCACGAAGAATACGTCGACATGTGCCGCGGCCCGCACGTGCCGAACACGCGTTTCCTGAAATCCTTCAAGCTGACCAAGTTGTCCGGCGCCTACTGGCGCGGCGATGCCAAAAACGAGCAATTGCAGCGCGTTTACGGCACTGCCTGGGCTGACAAGAAGCAGCTGGCGGCTTACATCCAGCGCATCGAAGAAGCTGAAAAGCGCGATCACCGCAAGATCGGCAAGCGCCTGGGCTTGTTTCACACCCAGGAAGAAGCGCCGGGCATGGTTTTCTGGCACCCGAACGGCTGGACTCTGTACCAGGTGCTCGAGCAGTACATGCGCAAGGTTCAGCGCGACAACGGCTATCTGGAAATCAAAACTCCGCAGGTCGTGGACCGCAGCCTGTGGGAGAAATCCGGGCACTGGGCCAACTACGCCGACAACATGTTCACCACGCAGTCGGAAAACCGCGACTACGCGATCAAGCCAATGAACTGCCCATGCCACGTGCAGGTGTTCAACCAAGGCTTGAAGAGCTACCGCGAGCTGCCAATGCGTCTGGCCGAATTCGGTGCCTGCCACCGGAACGAGCCGTCGGGTGCGTTGCACGGCATCATGCGTGTACGTGCTTTCACTCAGGACGACGCGCACATCTTCTGTACTGAAGAGCAGATGCAGGCCGAATCCGCTGCTTTTATCAAGCTGACCATGGACGTTTACGCCGACTTTGGCTTTAAAGACGTCGAAATGAAGCTGTCCACTCGTCCGGAAAAACGCGTAGGTTCCGATGAATTGTGGGATCGCGCTGAAGCGGCATTGGCTGCAGCCCTTGATAGCGCTGGCCTGCCATACGATCTGCAGCCAGGGGAGGGCGCGTTCTACGGTCCGAAGATCGAATTTTCGCTGAAAGATTGCCTTGGCCGTGTCTGGCAGTGTGGTACCCTTCAGCTCGATTTTAATCTGCCTGTCCGTCTGGGAGCCGAATACGTCTCCGAAGACAACAGTCGCAAGCACCCGGTAATGTTGCACCGGGCGATCCTTGGATCCTTCGAACGTTTTGTCGGAATCCTGATCGAGCACTACGAGGGCGCGTTCCCTGCGTGGCTTGCTCCGACCCAGGCAGTGATCATGAACATCACTGACAAACAGGCTGATTTCGCCGCTGAGGTTGAAAAAACTCTCAACGAAAGCGGATTTCGTGCCAAGTCTGACTTGAGAAATGAAAAGATCGGCTTTAAAATCCGCGAGCATACTTTGCTCAAGGTTCCCTATCTCTTGGTTATCGGAGATCGGGAAGTCGAGATGCAGACTGTCGCTGTGCGTACTCGTGAAGGTGCTGACCTGGGCTCGATGCCCGTCGCCCAGTTCGCTGAGTTTCTCGCGCAAGCGGTTTCCCGGCGTGGTCGCCCAGATTCGGAGTAA
- the infC gene encoding translation initiation factor IF-3, whose product MTIKREMRQDKRAAPKAPINENISAREVRLIGAEGEQLGIVSIEDALLKAEEAKLDLVEISADAVPPVCKLMDYGKSIFEKKKQVAAAKKNQKQIQVKEIKFRPGTEEGDYQVKLRNLVRFLSDGDRAKVSLRFRGREMAHQELGMELLKRVEGDLLEYGSVEQHPKMEGRQLIMVIAPKKKK is encoded by the coding sequence ATTACTATTAAGCGTGAAATGAGACAAGATAAACGAGCTGCACCGAAAGCCCCGATCAACGAGAATATCTCGGCACGTGAGGTTCGGTTAATTGGGGCTGAGGGCGAGCAGCTTGGGATTGTGTCAATTGAAGACGCGCTTCTTAAGGCTGAAGAAGCCAAGCTCGATTTGGTGGAAATTTCCGCCGATGCTGTACCCCCTGTCTGCAAGCTGATGGACTACGGCAAATCGATCTTCGAAAAGAAGAAGCAGGTTGCCGCAGCCAAGAAGAACCAGAAGCAGATTCAGGTTAAAGAAATCAAGTTTCGTCCAGGGACGGAGGAAGGGGATTACCAGGTAAAACTGCGCAACCTGGTACGTTTCCTGAGTGATGGGGACAGGGCCAAGGTATCCTTGCGATTCCGCGGCCGTGAGATGGCCCACCAGGAGCTGGGGATGGAACTCCTCAAGCGAGTTGAAGGTGACTTGCTCGAGTACGGTTCGGTCGAACAGCATCCTAAGATGGAAGGACGCCAGCTGATCATGGTCATCGCCCCGAAAAAGAAGAAGTAA
- the rpmI gene encoding 50S ribosomal protein L35 yields the protein MPKMKTKSGAAKRFLKTANGIKHKHAFKSHILTKMSTKRKRQLRGSSLLAPCDVAKVERMLRLR from the coding sequence ATGCCAAAAATGAAAACTAAAAGTGGTGCTGCTAAGCGGTTTCTGAAAACTGCTAACGGTATCAAGCACAAGCACGCTTTCAAGAGCCACATCCTGACTAAAATGTCGACCAAGCGTAAGCGTCAACTGCGCGGTAGCAGCTTGCTGGCACCGTGTGACGTGGCAAAAGTCGAGCGCATGCTGCGCCTTCGTTAA
- the rplT gene encoding 50S ribosomal protein L20, with translation MARVKRGVIARKRHKKILKLAKGYYGARSRVFRVAKQAVIKAGQYAYRDRRQKKRQFRALWIARINAGARINGLSYSRFIAGLKKASIEIDRKVLADLAVNEKAAFAAIVEKAKATLA, from the coding sequence ATGGCTCGTGTAAAGCGTGGCGTCATTGCCCGTAAACGTCACAAAAAAATTCTGAAACTTGCTAAAGGCTACTACGGCGCTCGCTCGCGCGTATTCCGTGTTGCCAAGCAAGCGGTAATCAAGGCAGGCCAATACGCCTACCGTGACCGTCGTCAGAAAAAACGTCAGTTCCGCGCTCTGTGGATCGCTCGTATCAACGCTGGTGCACGTATCAACGGTCTGTCCTACAGCCGTTTCATCGCCGGCCTGAAAAAAGCGTCCATCGAGATCGACCGCAAGGTTCTGGCTGATCTGGCAGTGAACGAAAAAGCGGCGTTTGCTGCGATTGTCGAGAAAGCTAAAGCCACCTTGGCTTAA
- the pheS gene encoding phenylalanine--tRNA ligase subunit alpha: MENLDALVSQALEAVQSAEDINALEQIRVHYLGKKGELTQVMKTLGNLPAEERPQVGALINVAKERVTEVLNARKALFEEADLAAKLSAESIDVTLPGRGQTSGGLHPVTRTLERIEQFFTHIGYGIAEGPEVEDDYHNFEALNIPGHHPARSMHDTFYFNANMLLRTHTSPVQVRTMESKQPPIRIVCPGRVYRSDSDITHSPMFHQVEGLLVDRDINFADLKGTIEEFLRVFFEKELAVRFRPSYFPFTEPSAEVDMECVMCSGKGCRVCKQTGWLEVMGCGMVHPNVLRMSGIDPEEFSGFAFGMGVERLAMLRYGVNDLRLFFDNDLRFLAQFR, encoded by the coding sequence ATGGAAAACCTGGATGCGCTGGTCTCTCAAGCACTAGAGGCTGTGCAAAGCGCTGAAGATATCAATGCCCTGGAGCAAATCCGGGTTCACTACCTTGGCAAAAAGGGTGAATTGACTCAGGTGATGAAGACCCTGGGAAATTTGCCGGCAGAAGAGCGTCCGCAAGTCGGCGCCCTGATCAACGTCGCCAAGGAGCGCGTCACAGAGGTTCTCAATGCGCGCAAGGCACTGTTTGAAGAGGCCGATCTGGCCGCCAAACTGTCCGCCGAGTCGATTGACGTGACCCTGCCTGGCCGCGGCCAGACCTCGGGTGGTCTGCATCCGGTTACCCGCACTCTCGAACGTATCGAACAGTTCTTCACCCACATTGGCTACGGCATCGCCGAAGGCCCTGAGGTCGAAGACGACTATCACAACTTTGAAGCGCTCAACATCCCAGGCCATCACCCGGCCCGGTCGATGCATGACACCTTCTATTTCAATGCCAACATGTTGCTGCGCACCCATACCTCGCCGGTACAGGTCCGCACCATGGAATCGAAACAGCCGCCGATCCGCATCGTCTGCCCAGGCCGTGTGTATCGTAGCGACTCGGATATCACCCACTCCCCGATGTTCCACCAGGTCGAAGGCCTGCTGGTCGACCGCGATATCAACTTCGCCGACCTGAAAGGCACTATCGAGGAATTCCTGCGCGTGTTCTTCGAAAAAGAACTGGCCGTGCGTTTCCGTCCTTCGTATTTCCCGTTCACCGAGCCATCCGCCGAAGTCGACATGGAATGCGTGATGTGCAGCGGTAAAGGCTGTCGTGTCTGCAAACAGACTGGCTGGCTGGAAGTCATGGGCTGCGGCATGGTTCACCCGAACGTGCTGCGCATGTCCGGGATCGACCCGGAAGAGTTCTCGGGCTTTGCCTTCGGCATGGGCGTTGAGCGTCTGGCCATGCTGCGTTACGGCGTGAACGACTTGCGTCTGTTCTTCGACAACGACTTGCGGTTCCTCGCGCAATTTCGCTAG